Proteins found in one Pongo pygmaeus isolate AG05252 chromosome 8, NHGRI_mPonPyg2-v2.0_pri, whole genome shotgun sequence genomic segment:
- the INPP5F gene encoding phosphatidylinositide phosphatase SAC2 isoform X3, with product MCRDVIFMAWLKQQFSECTLIDATHRDVDVLLLLSNSAYYVAYYDDEVDKVNQYQRLSLENLEKIEIGPEPTLFGKPKFSCMRLHYRYKEASGYFHTLRAVMRNPEEDGKDTLQCIAEMLQITKQAMGSDVPIIEKKLERKSSKPHEDIIGIRSQNQGSLVQGKNFLMSKFSSLNQKVKQTKSNVNIGNLRKLGNFTKPEMKVNFLKPNLKVNLWKSDSSLETMENTGVMDKVQAESDGDLSSDNDSYHSDEFLTNSKSDEDRQLANSLESVGPIDYVLPSCGIIASAPRLGSRSQSLSSTDSSIHAPSEITVAHGSGLGKGQESPLKKSPSAGNVHILTGFAKPMDIYCHRFVQDAQNKVTHLSETRSVSQQASQERNQMTNQVSNEETQSESTEQTPSRPSQLDVSLSATGPQFLSVEPAHSVASQKTPSSASSMPELETGLHVTPSPSESSSSRAVSPFAKIRSSMVQVASITQAGLTHGINFAVAKVQKSPPEPEVNNQVQQNELKKMFIQCQTRIIQI from the exons atgtGTCGTGACGTAATTTTTATGGCTTGGCTCAAGCAACAGTTTTCAGAGTGCAC CCTCATTGATGCTACTCACAGAGATGTGGATGTGCTGTTACTGCTTTCTAACTCTGCCTACTACGTGGCCTA TTATGATGATGAAGTTGATAAAGTAAACCAGTATCAACGATTAAGTCTAGAAAACCTGGAAAAAATCGAAATAG GCCCTGAACCCACTCTTTTTGGTAAGCCAAAGTTCTCCTGCATGCGACTGCACTACAGATACAAAGAAGCGAGTGGCTATTTCCACACACTGCGAGCTGTAATGCGCAATCCTGAAGAGGATGGAAAAG ATACCCTTCAGTGCATTGCAGAGATGCTGCAGATCACCAAGCAAGCCATGGGATCGGATGTACCCATAATTGAGAAGAAACTTGAGAG GAAGAGCAGTAAACCTCACGAAGACATCATTGGTATCAGGTCTCAAAACCAAGGTTCTTTGGTCCagggaaagaattttttaatgagTAAATTTTCATCTCTAAATCAAAAAGTGAAGCAGACCAAATCCAATGTAAATATTGGCAACCTCCGAAAGCTAGGAAACTTTACCAAACCTGAAATGAAAGTTAACTTTCTAAAACCAAACTTAAAAGTAAATCTTTGGAAATCAGATAGTAGTCTTGAAACTATGGAAAACACAGGAGTGATGGATAAGGTTCAGGCAGAGTCTGATGGGGACTTGTCTTCAGATAATGACTCCTACCACTCTGATGAATTCCTTACAAATTCTAAGTCTGATGAAGACAGGCAGCTAGCTAACTCATTAGAGAGTGTAGGGCCAATAGATTATGTTCTTCCTAGTTGTGGTATTATTGCTTCAGCGCCTCGACTGGGCAGTCGGTCCCAGTCTCTTAGCAGCACAGATAGTAGCATTCATGCTCCTTCAGAGATTACTGTTGCTCATGGGAGTGGGCTTGGAAAAGGCCAGGAGTCTCCTTTGAAGAAAAGTCCTTCTGCTGGCAACGTACACATACTGACTGGCTTTGCCAAGCCTATGGATATTTACTGCCACAGATTTGTGCAAGATGCACAAAACAAAGTGACCCACCTATCAGAGACCAGGTCTGTGTCTCAGCAGGCTAGTCAGGAAAGAAATCAAATGACCAATCAAGTTTCAAATGAAGAAACCCAATCAGAATCAACAGAACAGACACCTTCTCGGCCATCGCAATTAGATGTCTCTCTTTCTGCAACGGGCCCACAGTTTTTGTCAGTTGAGCCAGCGCATTCAGTTGCATCTCAAAAAACCCCCAGCTCTGCTTCCAGCATGCCTGAACTTGAGACAGGGCTTCATGTAACTCCTTCTCCTTCAGAGAGCAGTAGCAGCAGAGCAGTCTCTCCCTTTGCCAAGATTCGAAGTTCCATGGTCCAGGTTGCTAGTATTACCCAAGCTGGATTAACCCATGGGATAAACTTTGCAGTGGCAAAAGTTCAGAAGAGTCCTCCAGAACCTGAAGTCAATAATCAAGTCCAGCAAAATGAACTTAAAAAGATGTTTATACAATGCCAGACACGGATAATTCAGATTTAG